Proteins from a genomic interval of Methanobacteriaceae archaeon:
- a CDS encoding 6-carboxytetrahydropterin synthase: MKIVINGIHANLRFSAAHMIPEHESCGCIHGHSYIVDVQVEGERSGKFGFVADFKEVKGVVRDISSTLDHKVLIPLQNNLINFKSTEGSVEFVIQGKEYKLPAEDCLLLDLKSTSAEDLAEYFTERVFDKLKEKGAKISSVEICVNEGIGQGAFFTKSD, from the coding sequence ATGAAAATTGTTATTAATGGTATTCACGCTAATTTAAGATTCTCTGCAGCACACATGATTCCCGAGCATGAATCCTGTGGATGTATACATGGCCACTCATATATCGTAGATGTGCAAGTAGAAGGAGAACGTAGTGGAAAATTTGGCTTTGTAGCTGATTTTAAGGAAGTTAAAGGAGTAGTAAGAGATATATCTTCTACATTAGATCATAAAGTACTGATTCCTCTACAAAACAATCTAATTAACTTTAAATCTACTGAAGGTTCAGTAGAATTTGTTATTCAGGGAAAAGAGTATAAATTGCCAGCAGAGGATTGTTTATTACTTGATTTGAAATCTACTTCGGCCGAAGATCTGGCAGAATACTTTACTGAACGTGTGTTTGATAAATTAAAGGAAAAAGGGGCCAAAATTTCCAGTGTGGAAATATGTGTCAATGAAGGTATCGGACAGGGTGCTTTTTTCACTAAGAGTGACTAA
- a CDS encoding DUF366 family protein — translation MINHFVEENTCYDGSQIQPLWALDQIGIKGSSIVSWIGSMEIEPSKIIDVEDVGLEIKSKEMIHFIVEHFDCQPTNIKLCYHRQRILVMILKDELAQWGVQCTRSGDDLFVGNGKLTVSIATISATSMKIHLGINIISEGTPEDVETIGILETGNIGRKDLFKFINNISEAYIEEIASIERDISKTRAF, via the coding sequence ATGATTAATCACTTTGTTGAAGAAAACACATGTTATGATGGGAGCCAGATACAACCTTTATGGGCCCTAGACCAAATAGGGATAAAAGGTTCCAGTATAGTTTCCTGGATAGGATCCATGGAAATTGAACCATCAAAAATTATTGATGTGGAAGATGTTGGTTTAGAAATTAAATCAAAGGAAATGATCCATTTCATTGTAGAACATTTTGATTGTCAGCCTACTAATATCAAACTTTGTTATCATCGCCAGAGGATTTTGGTCATGATATTAAAAGATGAGCTGGCCCAGTGGGGAGTTCAATGTACTCGTAGTGGTGATGACCTGTTTGTGGGAAATGGAAAACTAACGGTTTCAATAGCTACTATATCTGCAACCAGCATGAAAATTCACTTGGGAATCAATATAATTAGTGAAGGAACTCCTGAAGACGTTGAAACCATAGGTATTTTAGAAACAGGAAATATTGGCCGAAAGGATTTATTTAAGTTTATTAATAATATTTCTGAAGCCTATATTGAAGAAATAGCGTCAATTGAAAGAGATATATCCAAAACACGTGCTTTTTAA
- a CDS encoding DNA polymerase subunit beta encodes MRARTRDFIYTTDDLFFATTSYIHPEDRILAFLRYIPDPEGERIKNGKTYTKVGSKEAYSFLKENYPYYLYDCNNTNVQMMGVPLNKIKEILRPNERLKEIRDHYINIGMTDDKFNENHLLKKVIKVADTFHEGADIPYESMGISGSILPELYDSQSSDIDFVIYGMANHRRAKNLFGKIKDTAENKSFKSIDDNYWRKVYDKRISDFTLSFEEFCWYEKRKNNRGVVDGTLFDILATREWDEISGTWGDTRYEPLGQMTVECTVSNALASFDNPAVYDVHDVKIIEIRFDSLDNNQIDINISEIASFTHTYSGQALEGEQITARGKLEKVIGEKESYRIVVGTTRESLNEFIKLKDNPLTSNP; translated from the coding sequence ATGAGAGCCAGAACCCGAGATTTCATATATACCACAGATGATTTGTTTTTTGCAACTACATCTTATATACATCCTGAAGACCGGATTCTGGCATTTTTACGTTACATTCCGGATCCGGAAGGTGAACGAATTAAAAATGGTAAAACATACACTAAAGTTGGTTCCAAAGAAGCTTACAGCTTTTTAAAAGAAAATTATCCTTATTATTTATATGATTGCAATAATACAAATGTGCAGATGATGGGTGTACCTTTAAATAAGATTAAAGAAATTTTAAGGCCTAATGAAAGATTAAAAGAAATCAGGGACCATTATATTAATATTGGAATGACAGATGATAAATTTAATGAAAATCATCTTCTGAAAAAAGTTATTAAAGTTGCAGACACATTCCATGAAGGTGCAGATATACCCTATGAAAGCATGGGAATATCCGGATCAATATTACCCGAATTATACGACTCTCAAAGTTCAGATATAGATTTTGTAATTTATGGTATGGCTAATCACCGTCGAGCCAAGAATTTATTCGGGAAAATTAAAGATACTGCAGAAAACAAATCATTTAAAAGTATTGATGATAATTACTGGAGAAAAGTTTATGATAAACGAATCAGCGACTTCACATTAAGTTTTGAAGAATTCTGCTGGTATGAAAAAAGAAAAAACAACAGAGGAGTCGTGGATGGAACTTTATTTGACATACTGGCCACCCGTGAATGGGACGAGATTTCTGGAACCTGGGGCGACACTAGATATGAACCACTGGGCCAAATGACTGTGGAATGTACTGTATCCAATGCTCTAGCATCATTTGACAATCCAGCAGTTTATGACGTCCATGATGTAAAAATAATTGAAATTAGATTTGATTCATTAGATAATAACCAAATTGACATAAATATTAGTGAAATAGCTTCCTTCACCCATACATACTCTGGCCAGGCCCTTGAAGGAGAACAGATTACAGCAAGAGGTAAGCTGGAAAAAGTTATAGGTGAAAAAGAAAGTTATAGGATTGTTGTAGGAACTACCAGAGAATCTTTAAACGAATTTATAAAACTTAAAGACAATCCATTAACATCTAATCCCTGA
- a CDS encoding homoserine dehydrogenase codes for MNNLEDPEISIVIELIGGYEPARSFILKALENGKHVVTANKALLAKHWEEITSTSEKNNVRISFEASVGGGIPLLQPLNESLAANNFEGIYGIINGTANYILTKMSEEGLKFDDVLKEAQEKGYAEQDPTFDIEGHDTAQKLIILTILGFGTYVAQEKFHVEGITKITPQDIEFTSKKLKYVTKLLGITRKVGDELEVRVHPTLIPQDHLLASVNDVFNGVYMIGDAVGPVMMYGQGAGMMPTASAIVGDCIDIISNTEKEITYGPPQSQEKVIKNMAEVVSKYYIRLKALDQPGVLHKISGILSKYNISLESVNQEKNDENQSIPIFMVTHKASEKNIMDAISQIDQLPEIKAPCMFIRILED; via the coding sequence ATTAATAATTTAGAAGATCCAGAAATATCTATTGTTATCGAACTAATTGGAGGATATGAACCTGCCCGCAGTTTTATTCTTAAGGCCCTGGAAAATGGAAAACACGTAGTTACTGCCAATAAAGCACTTTTAGCAAAACACTGGGAAGAAATAACCTCGACTTCTGAAAAAAATAATGTGAGAATTTCATTCGAGGCCAGTGTAGGTGGGGGAATACCTCTTTTACAACCATTAAATGAATCTCTGGCAGCTAATAACTTTGAAGGTATTTATGGAATAATAAATGGAACTGCCAATTATATACTCACCAAAATGAGTGAAGAAGGATTAAAATTCGATGATGTTCTTAAAGAAGCTCAAGAAAAAGGTTATGCAGAACAAGACCCTACTTTCGATATTGAGGGTCATGATACTGCTCAAAAGCTGATAATTTTAACCATACTGGGTTTTGGAACTTATGTTGCTCAGGAGAAGTTCCATGTAGAAGGAATAACAAAAATTACTCCTCAAGATATTGAATTTACTTCCAAAAAACTGAAATATGTTACTAAACTCCTGGGAATCACTAGAAAAGTGGGAGATGAATTAGAAGTAAGAGTGCACCCCACATTAATTCCCCAAGATCATCTATTGGCTTCAGTAAATGACGTTTTCAATGGAGTTTACATGATTGGAGACGCAGTAGGTCCAGTTATGATGTATGGACAAGGTGCGGGAATGATGCCCACTGCCAGTGCCATTGTAGGCGATTGTATTGACATAATCAGTAATACGGAAAAAGAAATCACTTATGGTCCTCCTCAAAGTCAAGAAAAAGTTATTAAAAATATGGCTGAAGTGGTTTCTAAATATTATATACGTTTAAAAGCTCTTGATCAACCAGGAGTACTTCATAAAATCTCTGGGATTTTAAGTAAGTACAACATTAGTCTGGAATCTGTTAATCAAGAGAAAAATGATGAAAATCAATCCATTCCCATATTTATGGTAACTCATAAAGCATCAGAAAAGAATATTATGGATGCTATCTCCCAAATAGATCAATTACCAGAAATAAAAGCCCCATGTATGTTTATCCGAATTTTAGAGGATTAA